A single region of the Streptomyces vilmorinianum genome encodes:
- the ehuC gene encoding ectoine/hydroxyectoine ABC transporter permease subunit EhuC, with protein sequence MTAGLWQNWVLPGIWITLQLLIASAALAALVAFTVGAARTHRSRTVRFLAGLYTEVFRGTSALILMFWLFFVLPPLAGWQLVPMWAAILALGLSYGAYGAEIVRGALNAVPKAQREAGVALSFTPWQRLRLVLLPQAVPEMIPSFCNLLVELLKGTALVSLLGVGDVSFAAYLVRLATQESGGIYTVTLLVYFVIALVITRSMKALERRTKANLGVVAK encoded by the coding sequence ATGACCGCAGGCCTCTGGCAGAACTGGGTCCTGCCCGGCATCTGGATCACCCTCCAGCTCCTGATCGCCTCCGCCGCGCTCGCCGCGCTGGTCGCCTTCACCGTCGGCGCCGCCCGCACCCACCGCTCCCGCACCGTCCGCTTCCTGGCCGGGCTCTACACCGAGGTCTTCCGCGGCACCTCCGCGCTGATCCTCATGTTCTGGCTCTTCTTCGTCCTGCCACCGCTGGCCGGCTGGCAGCTCGTCCCGATGTGGGCGGCGATCCTCGCGCTCGGCCTCTCCTACGGGGCGTACGGCGCCGAGATCGTGCGCGGCGCCCTGAACGCCGTACCGAAGGCGCAGCGCGAGGCGGGCGTCGCGCTCAGCTTCACGCCCTGGCAGCGGCTGCGGCTCGTGCTGCTCCCGCAGGCCGTGCCCGAGATGATCCCCTCCTTCTGCAACCTGCTGGTCGAGCTGCTCAAGGGCACCGCCCTTGTCTCGCTGCTCGGCGTGGGGGACGTGTCCTTCGCCGCGTATCTGGTGCGGCTCGCGACCCAGGAGAGCGGCGGGATCTACACGGTGACCCTCCTCGTCTACTTCGTGATCGCGCTGGTGATCACCCGCTCGATGAAGGCCCTCGAACGACGGACCAAGGCGAACCTGGGGGTGGTGGCCAAGTGA
- the ehuB gene encoding ectoine/hydroxyectoine ABC transporter substrate-binding protein EhuB: MPRTTHQIRRRTLLWGTAAAAAVGAAGCARVASGDTLGRLRSQRTVRLGIAGEVPYGYVDEQGAFTGEAPELAKVVFQRLGIDRVQPVATDFASLIPGLNSQQFDVVSAGMYINRQRCEQVIFADPEYQMLDSFIVRKGNPKNLRSYEDVVRAKARFATGSGYAEIGYAVAAGYPEKDIVILQDQVAGLNAVESGRVDVFAATALTARSVVRKSAKAEATEAFAAVVDGKRKIDGGGFAFRPTDTALRDAFNTELHTMKKSGELFRILRPFGFTEAEMTTLTAEELCR; encoded by the coding sequence ATGCCTCGAACAACACATCAGATACGGCGACGAACGCTGCTGTGGGGGACGGCGGCCGCGGCGGCGGTCGGCGCGGCGGGCTGCGCCCGGGTCGCCTCCGGCGACACGCTCGGCCGGCTCAGATCCCAGCGGACGGTCCGTCTCGGCATCGCGGGCGAGGTGCCGTACGGCTACGTCGACGAGCAGGGCGCCTTCACCGGCGAGGCCCCCGAGCTCGCCAAGGTCGTCTTCCAGCGGCTCGGCATCGACCGCGTGCAGCCCGTGGCCACCGACTTCGCCTCGCTGATCCCCGGCCTCAACTCCCAGCAGTTCGACGTGGTCTCCGCCGGGATGTACATCAACAGGCAGCGCTGCGAGCAGGTGATCTTCGCCGACCCCGAGTACCAGATGCTCGACTCCTTCATCGTGCGCAAGGGCAACCCGAAGAACCTGCGCTCGTACGAGGACGTGGTGCGCGCGAAGGCCCGCTTCGCGACCGGCAGCGGGTACGCCGAGATCGGCTACGCCGTCGCCGCCGGCTATCCGGAGAAGGACATCGTGATCCTCCAGGACCAGGTCGCCGGGTTGAACGCGGTCGAGTCCGGCCGTGTCGACGTCTTCGCCGCCACCGCCCTCACCGCCCGCTCGGTCGTCCGCAAGTCCGCCAAGGCCGAGGCCACCGAGGCCTTCGCCGCCGTCGTCGACGGCAAGCGGAAGATCGACGGCGGCGGCTTCGCCTTCCGCCCCACCGACACCGCCCTGCGGGACGCCTTCAACACCGAACTGCACACGATGAAGAAGAGCGGCGAACTCTTCCGGATCCTGCGACCCTTCGGCTTCACCGAGGCCGAGATGACCACGCTGACCGCCGAGGAGCTGTGCCGATGA
- the ehuD gene encoding ectoine/hydroxyectoine ABC transporter permease subunit EhuD, translating into MNWDWSAVADFLPRFWDGLLVTLQVLVLGSLISFTLGLVWALGFRARSRFVRWPVNAVTEFVRTTPLLVQLFFLFFVLPEWGVQFSALTTGTLAIGLHYSTYTAQVYRAGIDAVPAGQWEAATALSLPRHRTWLAVILPQALRRIAPALGNYVIAMLKDTPLLAGISVLELLQQSRLESAATFQYTEPLTVVGVAFVLIAYPASLLVRTLERRLAH; encoded by the coding sequence GTGAACTGGGACTGGTCCGCGGTGGCCGATTTCCTGCCGCGCTTCTGGGACGGCCTCCTCGTCACCCTTCAGGTGCTGGTGCTCGGCTCGCTGATCTCGTTCACGCTGGGTCTGGTGTGGGCGCTGGGCTTCCGGGCCCGCAGCAGGTTCGTGCGCTGGCCGGTGAACGCCGTCACCGAGTTCGTCCGCACGACGCCGCTGCTCGTGCAGCTCTTCTTCCTCTTCTTCGTCCTGCCGGAGTGGGGCGTGCAGTTCTCCGCCCTGACCACCGGCACGCTCGCGATCGGACTGCACTACTCGACGTACACCGCGCAGGTCTACCGGGCCGGCATCGACGCCGTACCGGCCGGGCAGTGGGAGGCCGCGACGGCGCTCAGCCTGCCCCGGCACCGGACCTGGCTCGCGGTGATCCTGCCGCAGGCCCTGCGCCGGATCGCGCCCGCGCTCGGCAACTACGTCATCGCGATGCTGAAGGACACCCCGCTCCTCGCCGGGATCAGCGTGCTCGAACTCCTCCAGCAGTCGCGGCTGGAGTCCGCGGCCACCTTCCAGTACACCGAGCCGCTCACGGTGGTCGGTGTGGCCTTTGTCCTGATCGCGTATCCCGCTTCCCTGCTCGTCCGCACTCTGGAGCGCCGCCTTGCCCACTGA
- a CDS encoding amino acid ABC transporter ATP-binding protein, with translation MPTETIDPLVRFENVTKRFGDQTVLDDLCFSVRPGKHVTLIGPSGSGKTTILRLLMTLEKPDSGTIRVNGGLLHPAGEKERREARKKIGMVFQHFNLFPHMSVLRNLTEAPVRALGRSREEAEARARELLDLVGLTDKCEARPAQLSGGQQQRVAIARALAMEPKVLLLDEVTSALDPELVAGVLDLLREIARTTDITMICVTHEMNFARDISDEVLMFDAGRVIESGSPEKIFSDPDHDRTREFLGAVL, from the coding sequence TTGCCCACTGAAACCATCGATCCGCTCGTCCGCTTCGAGAACGTCACCAAGCGCTTCGGGGACCAGACGGTCCTCGACGATCTCTGCTTCTCGGTCCGGCCGGGCAAGCACGTCACCCTGATCGGACCCTCCGGTTCCGGCAAGACGACGATCCTGCGGCTCCTGATGACCTTGGAGAAGCCCGACTCGGGGACGATCCGGGTCAACGGCGGTCTGCTGCACCCGGCCGGCGAGAAGGAACGGCGGGAGGCCCGCAAGAAGATCGGGATGGTCTTCCAGCACTTCAACCTCTTCCCGCACATGTCGGTGCTGCGCAACCTCACCGAGGCGCCGGTCCGCGCCCTCGGCAGGAGCCGCGAGGAGGCCGAGGCGCGCGCCCGCGAACTGCTCGACCTGGTCGGCCTGACCGACAAGTGCGAGGCCAGGCCCGCGCAGCTGTCCGGCGGTCAGCAGCAGCGGGTCGCGATCGCGCGGGCGCTCGCGATGGAGCCGAAGGTGCTCCTGCTCGACGAGGTGACCTCGGCGCTCGACCCGGAGCTGGTGGCCGGTGTGCTGGATCTGCTCCGGGAGATCGCCCGGACCACGGACATCACCATGATCTGTGTGACGCATGAGATGAACTTCGCCCGTGACATCTCGGACGAGGTACTGATGTTCGACGCGGGAAGGGTGATCGAGTCCGGTTCTCCAGAAAAAATCTTCTCGGATCCCGACCATGATCGTACCCGCGAGTTTCTCGGTGCGGTGCTCTGA